One window from the genome of Cryptomeria japonica chromosome 6, Sugi_1.0, whole genome shotgun sequence encodes:
- the LOC131876581 gene encoding probable 2' cyclic ADP-D-ribose synthase BdTIR codes for MASSSSSHQQNQGFNAFFGIEPDGKRRKVSESSRLFDVFINHRGPDVKQTLATQLYNSLKEVGIQAFLDSEEKQLGDLFTSTIESAIKSASVHIAIFSKRYAESPWCLAELVLMLQSKAKIIPVFYQVQPWELRFIEKGVYAKALAKYKNEKRY; via the coding sequence ATGGCGTCTTCTTCATCATCTCACCAGCAAAATCAGGGTTTTAATGCTTTTTTTGGAATAGAACCTGACGGCAAAAGAAGAAAGGTTTCCGAATCTtcaagattgtttgatgtgttcaTCAACCACAGAGGCCCTGATGTCAAACAAACTCTTGCTACTCAGCTTTACAACTCCCTTAAGGAGGTAGGCATACAAGCATTTCTTGATTCGGAAGAGAAGCAACTTGGAGATTTATTTACTTCTACTATTGAGTCTGCGATCAAATCTGCTTCAGTACATATTGCCATTTTTTCAAAAAGATATGCAGAGTCACCTTGGTGTCTAGCTGAGCTGGTTCTTATGTTACAAAGTAAGGCCAAGATTATTCCTGTGTTTTATCAAGTCCAGCCGTGGGAACTCCGCTTCATAGAAAAGGGAGTGTATGCAAAAGCATTGGCTAAATATAAAAATGAGAAGAGGTACTAG